TCGTCCATAtattgtttttaaaagcaagttCGTGTACGTATCAGATTGGCTTTCTATTTTAGGCGTGGTTAACGTCTAAAGCTTTCTTGCACAAAGGTTGGGGTGGTAAGTCGAACAGGGGCTCAATTATGAACAATGgaatggttgaaaattgtgcttgctcttaaccaCTCTGAAGGTTTTCTTGGTTGTAATCTCCTTGCTTTTGCTACtgtattgtttacatcttctcaatcaaattccgttctTTGGAGAAGTAAAAACCCGTTCCGTTCCCGTTCTGTTATCAGAAAAGTAACTCATTAACGAAAGTGACTCATTAACCGTTGCATTTGTCAAAGAGGATCGTGTTACAAGCAACGCCGTTACTCAAGTCCAACTAATATGGGTTATGAATATAAAATCTGCCTCTTACTCTCAACATCTTGCCGTTAACTAACTACATATTACCTACCTCGTGGTGGCTCTAAAAtctcaaaaaatacaaaagaaatatCTTACCACCGCAATTCCTTTAAGAGTTTGAGGCGCATCTCCAAAGTTCTTGTGCATATCTTCTCCACTCCTACCCTTGGTTGGAACAGCCTTGAGAGTTGCCAAAGGATCAAACCCAGTGGCGTAGACCACAATGTCTAGTTcgatttcttgtttttgattgCCGTTTGCCACCAGAATGCCGTTCTCGGTGAACTTTTGGATCTTATCAGTGATGAGATGAACGTTGTCTCTGTTAAAGGTCTAAGGAACACTGATGGTTATAGGTAACTGCTTCGTTTTATGCATGAAAAGAAGTGTTTGGGCCCCAATCCCAATTGGATCCCTTACTTGCAGATAGGTGTCCGATGGAGTGACTCTCTTACATCCCATGGCGTAGTctggaacaagtttttgagcaATAGTTTGGTCTTGGACCAACCTCTTATGGTACTTTGTCAATTGTTTCATAGCTTTTTCAGCCACAAATGCGaatgttgttttgaaaaagaaagggAATCGGAGTTCACGGATCCAATAGTTCCACCATCTATCCCACGTGGTCAAGAATGGGAAGATCGTTCGAAGGACCTAAATGCACGGTTGTAAAGTATAAGTAAAATGCGGTAAACCAACGGGAAAATAATCCCTACCATCTTCCAAGGAGGGGTCTCAGAATCATATCGAGGTGGAACCCACGCAGCTGATCTCTGGAACACATAGAGATCCTTGACTTGGGAAGCTACGGATGGAACAATTTGAACAGCAGATGCGCCTGTTCCAATCACTCCAATCCGTTTACCGTCGATCACTAAAGCAGGATCCCATTTGGCACTGTGCACTCGAGTGCCATTGAAATTCATCTCTCCTTCGGAACAGAAATGGACGTATTTGAATAATTTCGTTAAAGACATTGGATAAGGGTTTAACACCTTCAAACTTGGGCATGTTAATTTTGTGAATGCCACCGCATGCGGAAATGacaaaattggccttgaattCTTTTCCGTTCTTGGTCCGAACGAGCCATTTCTTGTCGGCTTCAATCCAATCACAACTGATCACTTCGTGATTAAACATCAGATTGGGGTATAAATTGTAATAGGAAGCAAATTCCTCCATGTATTTGCGAATCTCCTTACGTTGGGCATATTCCCTAGTCCACCTGAAATGATATCATTGATCTTAGTAATCTAAATCTGGTTCGTGAATGGAAAAATGGCAGATGGGGCATGGCATGATGTTCAACAAAAATTGTCAGATTGTACATATTGAATCTTCGTAAGCTAAActcccaaaatatttttttgttactaCTGCTTATGGTTTATCTTTAGCACAATCTTATAAAATCATAAGTGCACAATTGATTATTAATGTTCATCACTCATCACAATGGAGAAATGTCTTTTAGTCCGTGGTCCGTACTTAAAAGTTAAAGCAACAACCTAACCTGAGGCTGGTCTTTGATTGTTTAATGtaaactttttcattcctATCAGCAAAAAATTAAAAGCTCGGAGGACCTTGATAGCAAACATTTGGATACCAACGACGAATACCGTAATTCCAAAACTGCTATCTGCATTCATAAAATTAGTGATTCGTGGTTCATGTTTATTTGCATGTGTAAAAATTTGCTTTCTCATAGCAAACGGTCAATGTACAGTCGTAATGTTGCACATTCATTTTCTAGAGCAAGATACTAAATATAATCAATTACGGTTTCtgatgtacgtatgtacaccttaaaatttttgagcaatatAATTGCAAAGATCAAGGTGAGGCCATGGAAttagaaaacaacaaaaatcaatgccagAAAACAAAATCACCTTATAAAATAACAAAGATACTTGCAAGAACCGACCTAATGTACTTAACATGGATtaagaaagaacaagaaaatgtACACTACTTACCATGGATTAAGAAAGTACGAAAAACTGTACAAATGTGAATTGATATCACACGCAGCTCCAGGGTATCGATTTTCCCACCAAGTTCCTCCTAAATCCTCGgctttttccaaaagaaaatacTTGACACCGATTTGATCCATCTTGGCTGCCGCTCCCAAACCCGAGAATCCACCTCCCATTATAATGGCATTATAATCTTCCGCACCTATTGACCATTCATCCAGCATTTTGTACTTTCCTCTTATACATACTTGCAAGCCTTTCACTTGAACTTACCGGGGATCTTTCTCTCAGGAATGATGTGGTAGACGAGGTACGCCCAACATGGCAACAAAGGCCATATCAGATTGGACCATCCCAATTGGTACAGTTGGTAAACGAGGCCGGATACAAGGACAATGGAAGAGTATTTGTGATGGAACTGCCAAAGCGTGTGCTTCACCGAGCGCTCCATGTTGTTATGAGTGACCTTGCACAAGAGTCCAAGTGATCGAGTGAACTTGAAACCGTGCATGAAAAAAGATATAAGGTACGTACACGACGCACCCGAGATAACCCAGTGCTATTTGTCTGAtcagtcacggacttctagaaatgtggacgGTGAACAAGTTTCCACTGGAATTTTGGGCAAAGCAACTCTGACACCCTTTTCAGAAtatatcaataaaaaaagaaagttagATCGGTGCAATGAAAGACCAGTCACGTTCGGAAAATTTTATTGGAAAGTGGTTCGTTCCAAAGTTATGTGAATCCACATTTGGCCTAGTGAATCTGTTTGGCCTTGATCAAATTAAATGCCATTCTTGGATAAAGTGAAAAATTCAGACAAtaagaaaatttattttccattCAAAGTTAGTGGATTAGTACACAccgaaaaaaatgagttgcctagacgaaaaaa
This DNA window, taken from Tigriopus californicus strain San Diego chromosome 9, Tcal_SD_v2.1, whole genome shotgun sequence, encodes the following:
- the LOC131886655 gene encoding baeyer-Villiger monooxygenase-like, with protein sequence MHGFKFTRSLGLLCKVTHNNMERSVKHTLWQFHHKYSSIVLVSGLVYQLYQLGWSNLIWPLLPCWAYLVYHIIPERKIPGAEDYNAIIMGGGFSGLGAAAKMDQIGVKYFLLEKAEDLGGTWWENRYPGAACDINSHLYSFSYFLNPWWTREYAQRKEIRKYMEEFASYYNLYPNLMFNHEVISCDWIEADKKWLVRTKNGKEFKANFVISACGGIHKINMPKFEGEMNFNGTRVHSAKWDPALVIDGKRIGVIGTGASAVQIVPSVASQVKDLYVFQRSAAWVPPRYDSETPPWKMVLRTIFPFLTTWDRWWNYWIRELRFPFFFKTTFAFVAEKAMKQLTKYHKRLVQDQTIAQKLVPDYAMGCKRVTPSDTYLQTFNRDNVHLITDKIQKFTENGILVANGNQKQEIELDIVVYATGFDPLATLKAVPTKGRSGEDMHKNFGDAPQTLKGIAVPHQPNLFLVLGPNTGLSHNSIITVIECEINYIADCMKHLILGGQKSMLVKKEAMEKYEQYMRDNLKNHVVSSGCESWYQNKHGVNLSIWPNSLTNLWWNMRRSDPNDFQFD